Sequence from the Pedobacter sp. D749 genome:
AAAATGCAGCTTTAAAACATCATCCTGAAAAAACATTTTCTATTAATGAAGCGCGTGCTCATAGTAAAAAGTTAATCAGGAAATGGGCAACAGAAAAATAACAATTAAGGAATCTGTTGCAGAAAGTATTGCAGAAGTTGCCTGGTATTTAGAATCCGAAGGTCTTCCTGCCACTGCAGAAAAATTTGCTGACGGCATTTATGATTTCATTGAAAAACTAGGGGACAACAGAAAAAGTTACAGAAATTGCAGGGAACCACAAAGAATTTTGATGGGTTTTAAATGCATATCTTACAAGAAAAAATATACTATTGTTTTCATTGAATTGGACACAGAGATCATTATATGCGAATTTATTCCATCGAAAATGATTTACTGGTAATTTTCTGTCGCTGTTCACCTGTACAGTCAGATGTTACCATCTGACTTGCTATAAAAATGACTTTTGTTACATACGACTCAGTGTCAGTTGGTAATACCGCCACTACTACTATAATACATCTCCACAAAAAAAATGCGCCACTGATATAAAACCAATGGCGCAGCAAATAATCGGGGGATTAAGATCTTATCTTGATAAAGAATATACTTTAGTCACGTTTGTTTTATCAATTTTAGCAGTAAACTCTAATTTGTTTGCAGTAATACTGTTTATTTTACAATAATTAAGTCCATCATTAATACTCATACTAAACTGATCCGAATAAATAATCACATATTCACCAATTGTCCTGTTTCCAGATAAACTTATCTCCACTTGGTCATCATTATTTGATTTATAATCAATATAATCAGTAGTTTTGCCATAATTAACCTCTCCGTTAAGTTTTTCGTCAGTATAACCTGTGGTCACAATCTTATTTAACGTCCAACGGCCCATCATTTGAGCTTTTAAAGAAGTAGTATCCTTTTTGCATGAAATAATTGTTGAGGTGAGCAGCATTAACAAGCTTAGAATTGTAATTTGTCTTTTCATAGTTAAATTTAGTTTTAAGATATCCATAATTAACGCCGTTTTAGCAAATTTCGTACCGCCATTCGAAAAAGAATCAGATTTACTGAGGAATTTAATCTTCAAACTAAAAGCTAATCGCATACGTTATTATTCATTTAGCCATCATTAATTGGTGTTTATCAGGTATAATTTATATTTTCGCAGAAACAAAAATGAAATACATGGAAGAATTCGAAGTGAGTGATGCATCTAAGAAAACCAAAACCGTTTATATTTCCACTATAATCAGTATTGCCTTGGTTTTATTAATGCTGGGGCTACTTGGTTTGGTACTTGTGCATGCCAAAAACCTATCTAACTATGTAAAAGAAAACATCGTTTTAAACATTATTGTTGATGAAGGTGCAAAAGAAGCAGATGTTTTGGCTTTCCAAAAAGAGCTAAATGCGAATCCGGCGGTAAAGCAAACCCAATATGTAAATAAAGAACTTGCAGCAAGAAACTTAACCCAGGATTTAGGTGAGGATTTTGTTAACTTTTTAGGGTACAACCCACTAACTTCTACCTTCGATGTGTATTTAAAGGCAGAGTATGCGAATAATAAAAGCATAGATGCCTTAAAAACAAGTATTTCTAAAAATCCTGTAGTTAAAGAAGTGGTTTATCAAAGTTCTTTAATAGATATGGTAAATAAAAATATCAATACTATCGGTTTGATTATTTTAGCTTTTGCAGCATTATTACTCATCATTTCTATCGCCTTGATTAACAATACGATAAGATTAGCAATCTACTCACAGCGCTTTTTAATTAAAAGTATGCAACTGGTTGGTGCAACGAAAAATTTTATTCGACGTCCTTTCTTATTATACGCTGCTTTGCACGGCCTGATTGCCGCATTTATTGCCATTATAATTTTATTGGCAACTTTAATTTATGCCCGCAAAGAGGTACCTGAAATTATTATTTTAAATAACTATCAGGAATTTGGCTTCGTATTTATAGGCCTCTTAATTGTGGGTATTTTTATAACAGGCATTAGTACATGGTTTGCGGTAAGCAGATATTTACGTTTAAAATCTTATCATCTTTATAGATAATGGCAGAAAAAAAAACAGGTCCGGTTGTAAAGGACGTTAAAAGCGAATTGGTTTTTACCAAACAAAACTATCAATTATTGTTAATCAGCATAGCAATTGTAGCGGTTGGTTTTATATTAATGATGGGTACTACTGGAGATATTTATGATTTCAGAAGAACTTTACTGGCACCTATTGTGGTATTGGCAGGTTTTGCTTTTGGTATTTATGCCATCTTAAAAAAATAAATGTTTTGTATTCAGTAAAGTGTTTTTTAACTTTATAGTATGACAACAACAAATTTGCAGATCGAAATTAATTCGCTTCCCCTAAACCTTAGGCAGGAAGTTGCAGATTTTGTTGAATTCTTAAAAACAAAACACAAGAACAAGCCGAAATTAAAATCACGTGAGTTCGGGTATGCAAAAGGTAAAATCAAATTATCTGATGATTTTGATGAACCGTTAGAAATGTTTGCTGATTATATTTAATGGCATATCTATTAGATACTCATACCTTCTTGTGGTTTGTAGCAGGAGATAGTCAACTGCCAATTTCAATAAATAAAAAATTATCTGACATAAATCAATCCTGTTTCTTGAGCATTGCCTCTCTTTGGGAAATTGCCATCAAAAAACAAATTGGAAAACTCGATTTAAAAATTGGTTTTGAAGAGCTTTTTAGATTTGCAGAAAGAAACCAGATTGAGATTGTCTCCATTAATGAAACCCATCTTACGACATTACTAAACCTCGAATTTATTAACAATGATCCTTTTGATCGGATTATTGTGTCACAAGCAATTTCAGAAAATTTAACCCTGATATCGAGAGACAAAAAATTAAAAAACTATAAAGTAAAATTACAATGGGACTAACCCATTAATCAATGATATATGAACTATTTTGAAGCCATTATCCTGGCAATTATTGAAGGTTTAACTGAATTTTTACCTGTATCGAGCACAGGTCACATGGCCATAACATCTGCACTAATGGGAATCGGTAAAGATGACTTTGTGAAACTTTTTGAAGTTGCTATTCAATTAGGTGCAATCTTGGCAGTAGTCGTAATTTACTGGAAAAAATTCTTCAACTTTTCTGATTGGAAGTTTTATCTGAAATTAATTATTGCTGTTATACCTGCTTTAGTTTTTGGTTTTCTATTGAATGATTTTATCGATAATACTTTAGGTAATCCTATATTTATCTCTGCAGTTTTATTAATTGGAGGTATAATACTCCTATTGGTTGATAAGTGGTTTAAAAACGCTACAATTGATAGTGAAAAAGAAATCACAAACGCAACTGCGCTAAAGATCGGTTTTTTTCAGGTACTTGCTATTGCTTTCCCTGGCCTGAGTAGAAGTGCCGCGACAATTTTGGGCGGAATGAGTCAAAAATTGACAAAAAGTGCGGCCGCAGAATTCTCATTCTTTTTAGCCGTGCCTACAATGTGTGCAGCAACAGGATACAAGATTTTAAAAGGTTATCATTTGTTAAATACAGAAAATATTAAGCTGTTATTAGTTGGCAATATTGTCGCCTTTATTGTTGCCATAATCGCTATAAAATCATTTATCGGCTTTTTAACCAAACACGGATTTAAAGTTTTTGGCTGGTACCGTATTGCTTTGGGAATTATCATCTTGGCATTGTTCTTATCAGGATATCATATTGATATAAACTAATCCGTATCTTTGCGCAAAAAAGATTTGTGAGTACCGAAAATTCTAAATTCAAAGACTTCAATTTTGCTGAAGGCGAATTGCTCTTAATTAACAAACCATACAAATGGACTTCATTTGATGTGGTGGGCAAAATCCGTAATTCTTTAAAACCACTAAAACTAAAGGTTGGTCATGCCGGCACTTTAGATCCCCTTGCTACAGGTTTGTTGATTATCTGCACAGGCAAGCTAACCAAACAGATCGATACTTTTCAGGCTGAAGAGAAAGAATATACCGGTACCATGATTTTGGGCGCTACCACCCCATCATTCGATATGGAAACCGAGGTTGATCAAACTTTCGAGATCAGCCACATTTCCGAAGAAGAAATTTATGCTGCCTGCAAACCATTTACAGGCGATATTGAACAATATCCACCTGCACATTCAGCAGTGAAGGTAAATGGCGAACGTTTATACGTAAAAGCAAGATTAGGTGAAGAAGTTGAATTACGTAAACGTTTTGTAAGCGTTCCGGAATTTGAAATTACACGGATCGAACTACCAGAAATCGATTTCAGGATTGTGTGTAGCAAAGGCACTTATATCCGCTCCTTAATATCCGATTTTGGTAAAACTTTAAATAACGGCGCTTATCTTTCTAAACTTACCCGTACCCGAAGCGGAAACTTTTCACTAAAAGATGCATTTGAGGTATTAGAACTTGTTAATTATATTCGCAGTAAGAAAGAAGAAGCTAAAACTGAAACAGAAGCATGAACCGAATCAAAAACAGGCACACCAGATTTATAAAAGAAATTCTTTTAATCATTGCAGGTGTAACTTCGGCGTGTTTTGGCCTAAAAAGCTTTTTAATGCCGAGCCATTTTATTGATGGCGGTGTTACCGGTATTTCCCTTTTGCTAAGCACCTTAACGGGCTGGAATTTATCATACCTCATTGCCATCATCAATATCCCATTTGTAATTTTAGGTTACAGGCAGATTGGTAAAGGTTTTGCCATCAAAACAGCTATTGCCATTGCTGCGCTTTCACTAGCACTAATTATCTTACCCTTTCAGCCCATTACACACGATAAATTGCTTATTGCATTTTTTGGGGGTTTGTTTTTAGGTGGAGGAATTGGATTGGCCATGCGTGGCGGCTGTGTAATTGATGGCACAGAAGTTTTAGCACTTTACATCAGTAAAAACAGCATTTTAACTGTTGGAAATATCATCCTGATTTTAAATATCATTATTTTTGCTTTCGCAGCTTATTTCTTAAACATCGAAACTGCGCTTTATGCCATTCTCACGTACTTATCGGCATCCAGTACTATCGATTTCATCGTAAATGGCATAGAACAATACACCGGTGTGACCATTATTTCAGAACATCAGGAAGCCATAAAAGGATTCATCATTAACGAAATGAAACGAGGTGTAACCATCTATAAAGGCGAAGGTGGCTATGGAGAAAAGAAAGATATCGATATTATTTTTACCGTGGTTACCAAACTAGAAATGAGCAAATTACAAACTGCTATTCGCCAGATTGATCAGGATGCATTTGTGATACAACAACAAATTGCCGATTTAAAAGGCGGGGTAGTGAAACGCCATGCTTTACATTAATAAATAACAGGAATTTGGGCATGCCCCTAAGCTACGCAAAGGGTCGGGCTGTATGCTAAATCCCCGGGAAATTCCGATAGTTATCGGAACGGGGGATACCGCTTCCATCCCTCATGCAAACCCATACCAATAAAATAGATTTTACCATTGAAAATATACCATAACCTTTCGGATTTTAAAAAATTAGATAATGCCATTGTAACCATTGGCACTTTTGATGGCGTACATTTCGGACACCAAAAAATCATTAAACAGCTGGTAGAAAAAGCAAAGTCCGATAAAGGAGAAAGCGTAATATTAACTTTTTTTCCCCACCCGAGAATGATTATTGATCCTGAAAACCAGGATCTAAAAATGATTAATACCATTAATGAAAAAGCAGAAATTTTAAAAGGTTTGGGGGTAGATCATTTAATCATCACACCTTTTACCAGAGATTTCTCCAATCAGCTGCCTGAAGATTATATAAAAAATACATTGGTGAACAATATAGGCACCAGACATATTATTATTGGTTACGACCATCGTTTTGGTAAAGACCGTTCGGGCAACCTAACCGATTTGAAAGCTGCTGGCCTACACTACGGCTTTACTGTGGAGGAAATTATGGAGCAGGATATTCATGACGTTGCGGTAAGCTCAACCAAAATCCGCCAGGCACTTTTGGTTGGAGATGTAAGTTTAGCTAATGATTACCTCGGCTACTCTTTTTCTATTTTTGGAAGGGTAATTAAAGGCGATAAAATAGGCAGAACAATCGGTTTTCCAACTGCTAATATCTTTGTAGAAGAAACTTATAAACTGATTCCGGGCGATGGCATTTATGCAGTTACTGTAGAAATGAGTGCCGAATTTAAAGAAGAAGGTTCAGAATCGACAAACAGACTTCAGACTACGGACTCCGGACTCCGGACTTACAAAGGCATGGCCTACATCGGGCAACGACCAACTATTAACGGGATGACCAGAAACATTGAGGTAAATATTTTCGATTTTAACCAGGAAATTTATGGACAGGATATTAAGATGAATTTCTTAAAATTCTTGCGTCATGATGTAAAATTTACGGGATTAGAAGCGCTGACCGTTCAGTTACAAAAAGACAAAGAAGCTACGCTCGATTATTTTAACAGGTAAATTTATTTTTAGCGTATCTAGCGCGATCGTCATCTCGACTGAAACGCAGTGGAATGGAGAGATCTATCTAAACAGATTTCTCGACTTCGTTGCACTTCGCTCGAAATGACGGTAAAGCGAGACTTGAGTGATTGTATAAATCAATTTAGTAACCCAAGTGAAAAGGCTGTCAAGTAAGTTTAAATCATATTTTCCTTTCAAAAAAGCCTCATTTTCGTTATATTAGCGGCAATGAGGCTTTTTTACATCATTTTCTTTCTATGTATCTCCATTAATTTTGCGGCCTTCGCATCGCAGGGAAAAAGAAACGATGCGCCAGCCAAAAACTTAAAAATAAGTTTTATAACCGATAAAAAAATCAACAAACATAATTCCGGTTTCAATCAGGACAATGAAAATTTGCAAAAAGATTTCATCAACTCTTCTATTGTAAAAATATCTTTTGCCGCTTTTATACTTCTTTCTTTTTTGACATTTCTTTTTTTTAAGAACAAAACGATCACCGCTAAAGTTGTAATTAGAAGATTAAAATATAATTATTGGTGCCTTTTTAAGATGCTCTACCCAAAACATGTTTTTTGGTAAGTAATTTCATTTTTAGCCACTTTAACGTGGAATTTTCAATAAAATGCCAGGTATTAATTATATCTGGAAATAAATTATTTAATCATCAAAACCCATTTTTTATAGATGCATTTACCCGATTTAATAGCCGATTTAGGATTAATCCTTGCAGCAGCAGGAATAACCACCCTTATATTTAAAAAAATTAAGCAGCCCCTCGTTTTGGGCTATATATTGGCTGGCCTATTGGTTGGTTCTCATTTAGATTTCTTTCCCTCTGTTACCGATACCAAGAGTATTAACATTTGGGGCGAAATTGGTGTAATTTTCCTTTTATTCAGCCTTGGTTTAGAATTCAGCTTCAAAAAACTTGTTAAAGTTGGCGGATCGGCCTCTATCACTGCGATTGTAAAAGTCCTTTTTATCATTCTGGCAGGTTACTTAGTTGGTAAAGCAATGGGCTGGAAAGATATGGATAGCCTGTTTTTGGG
This genomic interval carries:
- a CDS encoding YitT family protein, with product MNRIKNRHTRFIKEILLIIAGVTSACFGLKSFLMPSHFIDGGVTGISLLLSTLTGWNLSYLIAIINIPFVILGYRQIGKGFAIKTAIAIAALSLALIILPFQPITHDKLLIAFFGGLFLGGGIGLAMRGGCVIDGTEVLALYISKNSILTVGNIILILNIIIFAFAAYFLNIETALYAILTYLSASSTIDFIVNGIEQYTGVTIISEHQEAIKGFIINEMKRGVTIYKGEGGYGEKKDIDIIFTVVTKLEMSKLQTAIRQIDQDAFVIQQQIADLKGGVVKRHALH
- the truB gene encoding tRNA pseudouridine(55) synthase TruB, whose amino-acid sequence is MSTENSKFKDFNFAEGELLLINKPYKWTSFDVVGKIRNSLKPLKLKVGHAGTLDPLATGLLIICTGKLTKQIDTFQAEEKEYTGTMILGATTPSFDMETEVDQTFEISHISEEEIYAACKPFTGDIEQYPPAHSAVKVNGERLYVKARLGEEVELRKRFVSVPEFEITRIELPEIDFRIVCSKGTYIRSLISDFGKTLNNGAYLSKLTRTRSGNFSLKDAFEVLELVNYIRSKKEEAKTETEA
- a CDS encoding DUF2281 domain-containing protein — translated: MTTTNLQIEINSLPLNLRQEVADFVEFLKTKHKNKPKLKSREFGYAKGKIKLSDDFDEPLEMFADYI
- a CDS encoding undecaprenyl-diphosphate phosphatase, with amino-acid sequence MNYFEAIILAIIEGLTEFLPVSSTGHMAITSALMGIGKDDFVKLFEVAIQLGAILAVVVIYWKKFFNFSDWKFYLKLIIAVIPALVFGFLLNDFIDNTLGNPIFISAVLLIGGIILLLVDKWFKNATIDSEKEITNATALKIGFFQVLAIAFPGLSRSAATILGGMSQKLTKSAAAEFSFFLAVPTMCAATGYKILKGYHLLNTENIKLLLVGNIVAFIVAIIAIKSFIGFLTKHGFKVFGWYRIALGIIILALFLSGYHIDIN
- a CDS encoding bifunctional riboflavin kinase/FAD synthetase; this encodes MKIYHNLSDFKKLDNAIVTIGTFDGVHFGHQKIIKQLVEKAKSDKGESVILTFFPHPRMIIDPENQDLKMINTINEKAEILKGLGVDHLIITPFTRDFSNQLPEDYIKNTLVNNIGTRHIIIGYDHRFGKDRSGNLTDLKAAGLHYGFTVEEIMEQDIHDVAVSSTKIRQALLVGDVSLANDYLGYSFSIFGRVIKGDKIGRTIGFPTANIFVEETYKLIPGDGIYAVTVEMSAEFKEEGSESTNRLQTTDSGLRTYKGMAYIGQRPTINGMTRNIEVNIFDFNQEIYGQDIKMNFLKFLRHDVKFTGLEALTVQLQKDKEATLDYFNR
- a CDS encoding ABC transporter permease, encoding MEEFEVSDASKKTKTVYISTIISIALVLLMLGLLGLVLVHAKNLSNYVKENIVLNIIVDEGAKEADVLAFQKELNANPAVKQTQYVNKELAARNLTQDLGEDFVNFLGYNPLTSTFDVYLKAEYANNKSIDALKTSISKNPVVKEVVYQSSLIDMVNKNINTIGLIILAFAALLLIISIALINNTIRLAIYSQRFLIKSMQLVGATKNFIRRPFLLYAALHGLIAAFIAIIILLATLIYARKEVPEIIILNNYQEFGFVFIGLLIVGIFITGISTWFAVSRYLRLKSYHLYR
- a CDS encoding type II toxin-antitoxin system RelE/ParE family toxin, yielding MGNRKITIKESVAESIAEVAWYLESEGLPATAEKFADGIYDFIEKLGDNRKSYRNCREPQRILMGFKCISYKKKYTIVFIELDTEIIICEFIPSKMIYW
- a CDS encoding type II toxin-antitoxin system VapC family toxin; translated protein: MAYLLDTHTFLWFVAGDSQLPISINKKLSDINQSCFLSIASLWEIAIKKQIGKLDLKIGFEELFRFAERNQIEIVSINETHLTTLLNLEFINNDPFDRIIVSQAISENLTLISRDKKLKNYKVKLQWD
- a CDS encoding DUF3098 domain-containing protein: MAEKKTGPVVKDVKSELVFTKQNYQLLLISIAIVAVGFILMMGTTGDIYDFRRTLLAPIVVLAGFAFGIYAILKK